AAGGCACAATTAGAGGTGTTGCTGGATAAGATTAAGAAAGAGATACCTGAAATTACACTGAGAACCACAGTGATTGTTGGTTTTCCTAAGGAGACTGATGAGGATTTTCTTAATCTATGTAATTTTGTGAAAAAATGGGAATTTGATATGCTGGGGGCATTTATGTATTCGAGGGAAGAAGGGACATTAGCAAGCAGAATGAAAGGACATGTGAGAAAAGGCATAAAACAGGAAAGGTACAATAAGATTATGGAGATACAGAAGGATATATCGAAAAGGAGACTCAAGAAGCTTGAGGGAAAAAACGTGAAGATGATTATTGAAGGAGAGGATGAGACGTATATGACTGGAAGACTCCTCACACAGGCTCCAGACATTGATGGCATTGCTTTTATAAAAGGCACATGTAATGTGGGAGAAATGAGAGAAGGTAAAATAGTGAAAACCCTTGATTATGATGTTATAGTGGAAGTGTAATGAATGGCAGAGAGCAAAAGGCAGAGAGCATAGAGCTGAACTAACGCCATGCGCTTTGCGCCACGCAGTTATTATAGAGGTAACAGGAGAGCATAATGGAACCGATAAATGAGTTAATGGAAGTGAGGAAAGAGAAGGAAAAAGCCCTACGGGAGCTCGGTATAGATACCTATCCAGAGGACAGAGGACCTTACGCAACCACACTGGATGTTGAGAATAGATTTGGAGCCTTGACGCACGATGTACTTGAAAAAACAGAAGAACGCATCTCTGTTGCCGGAAGGATCATGGCATTCAGGGATTTCGGGAAGAGTGCCTTTTTACACATCCAGGACAGGAAGGGTAGAATCCAGGTGTATGCAAGGAAGGATATGCTTAAAACCC
This Pseudomonadota bacterium DNA region includes the following protein-coding sequences:
- a CDS encoding 30S ribosomal protein S12 methylthiotransferase RimO, giving the protein KAQLEVLLDKIKKEIPEITLRTTVIVGFPKETDEDFLNLCNFVKKWEFDMLGAFMYSREEGTLASRMKGHVRKGIKQERYNKIMEIQKDISKRRLKKLEGKNVKMIIEGEDETYMTGRLLTQAPDIDGIAFIKGTCNVGEMREGKIVKTLDYDVIVEV